Proteins found in one Dermochelys coriacea isolate rDerCor1 chromosome 17, rDerCor1.pri.v4, whole genome shotgun sequence genomic segment:
- the LOC119844475 gene encoding tapasin-related protein-like isoform X1: MNCRIYTAVCCFLCTGILKHHNGVATAGSTSSQSWQLSCLFETTETIPLLSDFKYIRQNAWLLLSGTESKDTKRPHPENPPAADTLMFIVQESSLDILQHVDEDTDKLECKISRYFTDNTQILWPGLQTQLHKLDSWFTGTIKHLDDKFTVTVFLVQSSASKEAEIRLPEDVSQGNADTFYLSGVFLVRTGPSLIQSGLNKDVLLSCAFSVDHNTGVTIKWILQQKGGHKKLIFAYNGSTRQVEHKDKRAEMFLAEIPKGNASLLLRTVGVRDAGTYSCSILVLSVLWTQNIQLEIVEKPTVTLNADVLSLVEGDEHKLVCDISHFYPHDAEVQWLQEPMKQGMLPHVVTHVVSSSHRQNSDGTYSFSSYFLLKASRRDDGRRYACQVEHQSLKHPIKKSLTVKVTESTSATWLLVILFVVLAGCLVAVLYFLYQGMSTNKPKPY, encoded by the exons ATGAATTGTAGGATTTACACGGCAGTTTGTTGCTTCCTATGCACTG GAATCCTAAAGCACCATAATGGAGTTGCAACAGCAGGTTCAACCTCTAGTCAAAGTTGGCAGCTTTCCTGCTTGTTTGAGACAACTGAAACAATCCCATTGTTAAGTGATTTCAAGTACATCAGACAGAATGCCTGGCTCCTGCTGAGTGGAACTGAATCAAAGGACACCAAGAGACCTCACCCAGAAAATCCTCCTGCTGCTGATACCCTCATGTTTATCGTACAAG AGTCCTCACTGGATATTCTCCAACACGTGGATGAGGATACTGACAAGCTTGAATGTAAGATTAGCAGATATTTTACAGATAACACCCAGATCCTATGGCCTGGGTTACAAACTCAACTTCATAAACTAGATTCATGGTTCACTGGCACCATAAAGCACCTGGATGACAAATTCACCGTTACAGTCTTTTTGGTACAATCAAGTGCCAGCAAAGAGGCAGAGATCCGACTCCCTGAAGATGTTTCTCAAGGCAATGCAGATACATTTTATCTTTCAG GTGTATTCTTGGTACGCACAGGACCCTCTCTAATCCAGTCTGGCTTGAATAAGGATGTCCTCCTCAGCTGTGCTTTCTCAGTCGATCACAACACAGGTGTCACCATCAAATGGATATTACAGCAGAAAGGGGGACACAAAAAGCTGATATTTGCCTACAATGGATCTACCAGGCAGGTGGAACACAAGGATAAACGGGCTGAGATGTTCCTAGCAGAGATCCCTAAGGGGAATGCTTCTCTCTTACTAAGAACAGTGGGAGTAAGAGATGCTGGAACCTATTCTTGCTCAATATTGGTGTTGTCAGTTCTTTGGACACAGAATATCCAGCTGGAAATAGTAG AAAAGCCCACGGTGACCCTCAACGCTGATGTCCTGTCTCTGGTGGAAGGAGACGAACACAAGCTGGTCTGTGACATCAGTCACTTTTACCCTCATGATGCCGAGGTTCAGTGGCTTCAGGAACCAATGAAGCAAGGGATGCTCCCACATGTGGTGACTCACGTTGTCTCTAGTAGTCACAGGCAGAACAGCGATGGGACTTACAGCTTCTCCAGTTACTTCCTGCTTAAGGCCTCCCGCAGGGACGATGGGCGTAGGTACGCCTGCCAGGTGGAACACCAAAGCCTAAAGCACCCAATCAAGAAAAGCCTGACGGTGAAAGTGACAG AATCTACCTCAGCAACTTGGCTCCTTGTCATCCTATTCGTCGTCCTTGCTGGGTGTCTTGTTGCAGTGTTGTATTTTCTTtaccaag GGATGAGCACCAATAAG CCAAAACCTTACTAG
- the LOC119844475 gene encoding tapasin-related protein-like isoform X2, with protein sequence MVMRSTESSLDILQHVDEDTDKLECKISRYFTDNTQILWPGLQTQLHKLDSWFTGTIKHLDDKFTVTVFLVQSSASKEAEIRLPEDVSQGNADTFYLSGVFLVRTGPSLIQSGLNKDVLLSCAFSVDHNTGVTIKWILQQKGGHKKLIFAYNGSTRQVEHKDKRAEMFLAEIPKGNASLLLRTVGVRDAGTYSCSILVLSVLWTQNIQLEIVEKPTVTLNADVLSLVEGDEHKLVCDISHFYPHDAEVQWLQEPMKQGMLPHVVTHVVSSSHRQNSDGTYSFSSYFLLKASRRDDGRRYACQVEHQSLKHPIKKSLTVKVTESTSATWLLVILFVVLAGCLVAVLYFLYQGMSTNKPKPY encoded by the exons ATGGTGATGAGATCTACAG AGTCCTCACTGGATATTCTCCAACACGTGGATGAGGATACTGACAAGCTTGAATGTAAGATTAGCAGATATTTTACAGATAACACCCAGATCCTATGGCCTGGGTTACAAACTCAACTTCATAAACTAGATTCATGGTTCACTGGCACCATAAAGCACCTGGATGACAAATTCACCGTTACAGTCTTTTTGGTACAATCAAGTGCCAGCAAAGAGGCAGAGATCCGACTCCCTGAAGATGTTTCTCAAGGCAATGCAGATACATTTTATCTTTCAG GTGTATTCTTGGTACGCACAGGACCCTCTCTAATCCAGTCTGGCTTGAATAAGGATGTCCTCCTCAGCTGTGCTTTCTCAGTCGATCACAACACAGGTGTCACCATCAAATGGATATTACAGCAGAAAGGGGGACACAAAAAGCTGATATTTGCCTACAATGGATCTACCAGGCAGGTGGAACACAAGGATAAACGGGCTGAGATGTTCCTAGCAGAGATCCCTAAGGGGAATGCTTCTCTCTTACTAAGAACAGTGGGAGTAAGAGATGCTGGAACCTATTCTTGCTCAATATTGGTGTTGTCAGTTCTTTGGACACAGAATATCCAGCTGGAAATAGTAG AAAAGCCCACGGTGACCCTCAACGCTGATGTCCTGTCTCTGGTGGAAGGAGACGAACACAAGCTGGTCTGTGACATCAGTCACTTTTACCCTCATGATGCCGAGGTTCAGTGGCTTCAGGAACCAATGAAGCAAGGGATGCTCCCACATGTGGTGACTCACGTTGTCTCTAGTAGTCACAGGCAGAACAGCGATGGGACTTACAGCTTCTCCAGTTACTTCCTGCTTAAGGCCTCCCGCAGGGACGATGGGCGTAGGTACGCCTGCCAGGTGGAACACCAAAGCCTAAAGCACCCAATCAAGAAAAGCCTGACGGTGAAAGTGACAG AATCTACCTCAGCAACTTGGCTCCTTGTCATCCTATTCGTCGTCCTTGCTGGGTGTCTTGTTGCAGTGTTGTATTTTCTTtaccaag GGATGAGCACCAATAAG CCAAAACCTTACTAG